A genomic region of Arvicola amphibius chromosome 7, mArvAmp1.2, whole genome shotgun sequence contains the following coding sequences:
- the LOC119819119 gene encoding olfactory receptor 8K3-like codes for MKEHNITVLTEFILTGISDSSELQVPLFGLFLAIYMTTMIGNLGIIILTTVDHHLQTPMYFFLRHLAITDLGYSTAVGPKMLGNFVRDQNTISFNLCATQLAFFLVFIGSELFILSAMSYDRYVAICKPLLYTVLMSRRVCWVLMAMPYLYCTSVSLLITVKIFTSSFCGCNVVNHFYCDCIPLLSLLCSNAEEIAFIVMIFAAFDLIVSLLVVLVSYMLILTAVLRMNSAEGRRKAFSTCGSHLAVVTVFYGTLIFMYVQPQSSHSIDTDKMSSIFYTLVIPMLNPLIYTLRNKDVKSSLHRTWRNIGNTFT; via the coding sequence ATGAAGGAACACAATATCACAGTATTGACTGAATTTATCTTAACGGGCATCTCTGACAGCTCTGAGTTGCAGGTCCCATTATTTGGGCTGTTCCTTGCCATATACATGACCACAATGATAGGCAATTTGGGGATCATTATCCTCACCACAGTGGACCATCACCTCCAAACTCCTATGTACTTCTTTCTCAGACACCTGGCTATTACAGATCTTGGATATTCTACCGCTGTGGGACCCAAAATGTTGGGAAATTTTGTTAGAGATCAAAATACAATTTCATTTAACCTTTGCGCCACACAGCtagctttttttcttgtattcattGGTAGTGAGCTATTCATTCTATCAGCAATGTCGTACGACCGCTACGTGGCCATCTGTAAGCCTCTGCTATATACTGTCCTCATGTCACGAAGGGTGTGTTGGGTTCTTATGGCAATGCCGTATCTTTATTGCACATCCGTGTCTCTTCTCATCACAGTTAAGATTTTCACTTCATCCTTCTGTGGCTGCAATGTCGTTAACCATTTCTACTGTGACTGCATCCCCCTGCTGTCTTTACTCTGTTCAAACGCGGAGGAAATAGCATTTATTGTTATGATCTTTGCAGCTTTTGATTTAATCGTCTCTCTCCTCGTTGTCCTAGTGTCCTACATGCTTATTCTCACAGCAGTTCTCAGGATGAACTCTGCAGAGGGCAGGCGGAAGGCTTTCTCCACATGCGGGTCCCACCTAGCCGTGGTGACAGTGTTCTATGGGACGTTGATCTTTATGTATGTGCAGCCCCAGTCCAGCCATTCCATTGACACTGATAAGATGTCTTCCATCTTTTACACCCTGGTCATCCCAATGTTGAATCCCTTGATCTATACTTTGAGGAATAAGGATGTAAAATCTTCCCTACACAGGACTTGGAGAAATATTGGCAATACCTTTACTTAG